The segment GAGGGCCAGCTAGGGTCAGCCTGCCACTGTCTGCTGGTGACCCCCAAAGCCTGCAGATGAGTGAGTGCCCCTGCTTGCTTCAGGGACCAGTGGCCAGCCCTGTGGTGTGAAGGCCTGCCTTCCCTCCTACAGTAAAAGGCAGGAAGGATGGCAATGTCACTGTGAGGATCCGTGCCTGAcagcctgccccccaccccaagctggAGCTGGAGTGAATATCACCCTGGGCCCCAGGGGGAGGAAGCCGGAAATGAAGCCTGTAGCTTTTCTGTCtgataacaaagaacaaagagatctatgtataaatataaatatctatctatatacataatacaatggGCCCGCAGGGCCAAAGAAtttgcccttcccctcccatcccagccTTAACTCCAAAAAACTAACCCCAACTCTATCCCAATAAACTTAACACCAGGGAATTGTGGCCAGTCCCAGATACTTCAGATTTCAAAGACTGCCCCCATCATGCCCCATGGTAAAGAGAACTATGCATGCTACCATGGACGGGAGCTTTAGCCACCTGCTGGGGCATGCCCAAGACAGACTGTCTACCAGTCTGCCCTTTGGAACTGCCCAAGTTGTCATGCCCTCAATAAACCAAGTTCTTTGACCTAGACTCTTGGGCAAGGTAAGCTAAGGTGGCCTAAGCTGTGGTTCTGAGTGCTGCTGAGCATAATAAGGCcctcatgatgtcttgactcacaccTTCAACATATCATACATAGCTGTGTATACACCTCCTGAGGGCAGGCAGGGCCTGGTAGGGAGCTGGGCCACCTGACCCTCAAGAGGATGGGGAGTGAAACAAATAGCTGAGCTGGTGATCTCCTCTCCATCAGAGAGGGCAGGGTGGGGCCAAACTGCTCCATGGTGGTAGGCTCCCACCTTGTATCTCTCCCAGAAGCCACAGTGGCCATAAGGGATGAAGTGTGGGAGACGGCGAGAAAGTAGGATGAAGTgcttgctgggggaggggaggggctgaagggggaaagaggggaaaggcccTGGGGGGGAGAGGCTAATTGGCAGGCTTCCCATGGACCCGGAAGCGGTAAATGCAGGTGTACTCAGGGTGACCCCAGTTGCTTAAGATCCGAAGTTCGACCACCTGGTATGGGGCTGTGTCGTTGCCCTGTGGGAAGAggagactggggtcaggaaggctcgTGATCCCTTGGTGGACATCCTGACCCCAGAGCCCGTCCCCCCCAGGCCTTCTTCAGTGGCTGAATGTTATCCCTCAGGTTGCTATCAGAACCATGGGGTCCTGGCTCAAACTGCAGCTCCTAGCAAAGCCACAGCATCCCCATGGCTGGTGATCTAGCCTTCAAGAGCACCAGCCTCCCTGGGACACTGTGGGGCCAGCCCTCCATACCTGAAAGTGGAAGGTCTGAATGGACTCCCCAGCATTATCATAGGTAAAGTGCCCGAGGGCCACCCCTTCCGACTGTGAATCTTCATTTAGcccctacagagaaggaaaagcaaagggaagggatggatggatggatggatggatggatggatggatgggaggggGTTAGAGGAAAGGTCATGCTGTTAGGACATGAATCCAGATCAATCCAGGGaggcaaaggaaggggaggttgtggaggaggaggtggaagaggaggaggaagggggtgtaGGGGGGGATACATTGGGGAGAGTAAAGGGGAGAAAGCAAAAGCCACCATGATGTTTCCTTCTTTGGTCCCCTCACCTTCCAGCATCTCTCACTAACTCAGTAGACAGATCCTTTTCCCTCCAAGCCCCtggcctccttctctgcctcttcccctaaGCTGCTGAATGGCTTGGGACACACAATTTAATTgtaggtgcctcagtttcttcatctatcagtATTTAGGTCCTGAAGCATCCTGTTCCCCTACacgtttcttcttctcctctggctCCACTTTTTTCACCCACATCCTCCTTATGAGGACATTCCAACTCTGCCCTAAGGAGGTGACTGTAGGGAATGGTGCTCATCATCCCCACTCAGCTCCCCCATGGGACACCTGGCCATGGAGGCACCCATGTATAAAGGAGTTGTATAAAAGGACCCTGAGACAGCATTGAAATCTTGACTGCTGTCAGCTGTcctcttctggcttctctctaagaagagggggagcagggaaagggcTGGTTGTGGAGTCCAGAGACCAGCCTCAAtatcccagctgtaaaatgggcacatccttccattcctcacctcacaatgctgctgttaagaAATGGCTGTCAGGCATACTGGAATGGAGAGCTGCAAGGCTCAGATACTCACCAAGATGACAAAATCCTTGGGGGCGCTAGGGATGTTGCTGATGGGAGACAGGGCTTTGGGTACATGCTCCAAGGTGACAGCAGTGAGGTGGATGCGGGCAGATAATCGAACCACAGCAAAGCCCTGGGGGCCCCGGAATGCCCAGCAGTTGCCAGGGTAAACATCTGGCTGTGGGCAGAAGACAAGTCAGGTGACAAGTCAGGTGGGCAGCCAATGGAATAGATTTCCATTGTGTAATCCTCCCACCTTGAGAGCCCAGCCCCCAcagaaggtgggagatggcagAGAGCCAAGCTGGGGGCCCTTTGTTCTGTCATACCTGGAGGATGGCTCTTGGGGACTGGAAATAGTACCACAAGGGGATGCCAAACAGACTGAGAAGGGCCGTCTTGGTATCATAGGTCTCTGAGCAGCGGCTACTGATGATGCTGGcccctgaaagaacaagagggagagaagtgaggtggGGGCAGCTGAGGGCTGGCAGGACACAGAGGTAGTCCTGAAGATGAGGGGTCACTGCCAGGGCATCAGCCCTTCAACTGCCCCGTCCCATAAGGGGCATCATGAGTTTTTAATTCCTGCTGTCCCTTAATGGGCAACCATCATGTCCCCAGCCCTCTGGCTTTCTACAGGCTACCTACCTGAGGACTCCAGGGCATAATCCACTAGCCCAATGCGGTCTTCACTGTATCTCTTCAGGGCCTCATTCACAATCTGGTGCACATCCTAAAAGACAGGCATGGATGGACTCATGGGCCTAGCTGCCTGCAGAACTGGCCCAGCCCTTTCACCAGAGGGCCACGTGTGCTACCTGCTCTGCCAgggcttccccttccttccctggaggCTCCTCTCAGGGCAAACCCATGACCTCCGACAGGCAGACAGGGAATGGGGCAGGCCTCACCTCCTCTGTGACCCCAGTCACTCCTTCCTTGTGAAGGGTCAGCCTCAGGCTGGCAGCAGCTTCACTGGCAGATTTGACCTGCCCTTCTGCCACCTGAGTGAGGATTCTGTGCTCCAGGTCCCGAAGTTGGGCCTGTACCTCCTCCAGCTGAAGAAGCCCAGCCTTAGCGCCCTTGTCTCGAAGAAGGTACTGACTGATCCAGGCTGGGAACTGAGACTCCACCTAGAAACCACCAGAGACCATCCACAAAAcagtagaggtaaggaagaaagagggccgggacaggggacctggggagggggtgtctaGAAAGACTCTGAGAGCTCAGAGCCTATGCATGTCTTCCTGGTGCCAGGGAAGGGACGGTTGTGAACCAAGTGACTGGCATTTTTCCACTGCTTTCAGGTCTACcaaaaaagatctcattggaCCCCAGTGGACACCTTAGAGGGTTGGGTCTCCCTGGGCAGATGCTCAGGCAGCCCACCTTGGAGAGAGGGGCACATGTGGTCTAAGTGGTGGACTGGAGGACTCACATCACTGCGCAGGGCTGCCATCTTCTGTGGCCAAAGGTCTACTTCCTCTGCCACTGCAGCCTGTCTCTGGCTCAGGGCTACCAGTTCCTGTCTCAGGCCAGCCAGCTGGGCCTCCAGTGGACCCATAGCCTTTAATATGTTTTCCTGGAGGGCTTCTTGGGCCAAACTAGacagtgacaaaaggaaaagggaagggcagcCACTGGCTAGTGACACAGGATAGAGTCAAGCAGAACCACtatcaaagggaaagaacagaaccagagatctgggtgcaagtcttccctgacatttactccctgtgtgaccctgggcaagtcatttccctcccagGCCTCAGGACCCTCATCTGCTCTCTGAGGTCCTTACCAGCTGGGATTAATCCTATGGACATGCTAACCCAAGTATTCTGGCTCTACTGACACCCCCCCAGAGAATCTCAGTGGTGCTTTCACTGGTCTAGTTTTctagccttccttccctcctcttctctttgccagttAGTTTGGGGCCTTACCTCTGCCATTCAGATTTTAGCTGGAGCACCCAGCTTTCCAGCTCCTGTAAGGAAGATGATGGCACAATGagactgatgaaaacaccaaaccACACTCTGGGGACTCATTGTCTCCTCTGGGTGGACCCTCTGTCTGCTAAGGAGGATCTGAGTCTCTGCAAACTGTTGGGCTCCAGAAATCTTGACCTTGAGTTTGGGCTAGACCTTTCAAAGACTGGACTCCTCTCTTATCATCCCACCAAGAGGAGGCATCTGACAGAGACCCCAACTCAGCTGAGATTAGGCATGAACCACTTTCCCTAGAGTGGTGAGGTCACTTCTCAGTCCCTGAAAAGAGTTTCAAACTCAGCTGTTGAGTTACAGTCTTCTCATTGACAATCTTATCCCTCCCTAGTCTTCATGCATGGATGTGCTCAGTACAGGAAAGGGGTTCCAGAAAGGAGCTACAGGAGGAGGCTTAGGTTGCTTTAGATCAGTAAGCTCTCTGCTTATCCTTCGGACAAGGGGATCCAGAGTCCTCAGACAGGAGCTCTCAGGGACAATGAGTCAATCGAATATGCTCCCATACAAGTATGGAATCTGGCCAGAAACCTGTAAGCAAGTGTTAGGTCTACTGACAGCAGCACCAACATTTCCAGCTACAAGTGACCTCCCCCAAGACGTCTCTgccccctctccaccccttcgCCCCACTCCCCccgtgccccccccccccccgccctccaTCCCCTGTGTCTCTGCCTCCAGAAGCGTCAGAGCTTCTGGATTACCTGGGATGCCTGAGAAATCTTCTTTAGAACATTATCCAAATCTTGCCGATGTTCTGCCCTGAGGGTGGTGAGTGCTTCCTGGAGACCACAAAAAAGGAGACAGGCGTTCAACAAGACCCAGAGAACTTGGCAGGTCCTGCCAAGCCCAGAGTGCTGCCTCACCTCAAGACCTCTATGCCTTCCACTAGCTGGGCTTGCCGACCTGGTCTTCTTAGCAGAGCGTTCTCCTCACCTGGATGTGGGCAGTGGTGTCCCTACGGAAGTCCTTCTTCAGGGTGGGTTCCCATTGGCTCATCAGGCCCTCCAGGAGAGTTGAAATATCCTCGTGGCTCAGGCTTTTTCCACCTCCATTCCCACTGGCCCCCTGCAGCTCCAGCAACTCCAGCCTGATGGCCTCCTTCTGCCAACGTGCAGAGTATTCAGAAGCCAGAGTTTCCAGCCGCCTTTCTAGGGCATGAACCTTGGACAGGACATGCTGTTCAGCCTTgggaacaaggaggaaaacacacaaagatgaaaagtctcttaggaggaggaacaaggagcactgggcatttgttaagcaccactGTGTGCCCGAGGTGGGGCTGAGTGCTGAGAACACAAGGACCAAGAAGGAAACCTTTCTTGTGTACGAagaacttccatttgaatggaggagacaaggacaTTAAAAGCCACCAGGTCGTTTAACTGCTGTCGGcagatttcttcatttcacacTTACGCTATTTACAAAAACGTAAGCATTGTTGGTCTCCGCCTGAGAATGGAAGTTCCTGGTCAatgggaatggtttcattttgtgtacCTGTGTCCCCTAGGCCGGGACCCGGCActgaggaagtgcttaataaatacatgtgggTTGACAGGctgactggaagaaagagcacCAGAATGAATTCTCAGCATGGGGGCAGCCATTTGGGTAGGGTCACCGAGTGTGAAAGGAGTACAGAAGACCAATGAGgctaaggctggaaagacagggtgGGGCTGTTTTCCTCTGGGGGGCAAAGGGGAGGCCCTGCCATTGACTGAGGAGGGAAGTCACTTGGTCTGCTCTGTTCTTAAGGAAAGTTCCTTTGAGAGCAGAGTGCAGaacagactggaggcagggaggccactCAGGACACTGCGGCAGTGAGCCAGGAGAGTGATGAGGGAGGGCCAGGGTCACCAGGGTCGAAATGGCAAAGAAGCTGAGAGAGCTCAGGGCAAAAAGCCAGGTCAGAGACCTCCCCAAGAGGTACAAAGGAGGCTAAGCATGCAGAaggtcccctccccaccaaccacacagcacaggggcagaaccaagagaacagagggagggtGGGCATTTTTGATGAGCCCAGCCCACCTCCTCTCTAACCATCTAGATAATGTGCCAGACCACATTCTCatgaggaaagccaagaaaacatccCTGTGCGTCATTTCTCCAGCCCAGGGAAGCTTAAGAAATAAGAGAGCTGTGGACACTGAGGTGGGGGCTGGCCAGGAGCCCAACATAATGGCAGCCAGGACAGTGGGAAGCATTTCATTGCCCAAGGATGGTAAAAGGGCTAGAACTGAATCCCTGAGCAGGAGCAGATCCCAGGCTATCCTGGGAGCATGAAGGGGGCCAAATGACTCTTCTAGGCTACAGACGTAGGGCTGAGAGGAGCAGTTATGAGTGAGCGAGGCCCTAGCTGAGCACTGATCAAGAAAGGGGTTCTGCAAAGAGGTTCTGGACCTGAGCCCCAGAGCACAGCTGGGGGCTCAATGTTCACTTTTAGTCCTGCAGTGGGATACCTCGGGTAGGAGACCCAGACGCAAGAAGAGTCAATAAGTTCGGTCcctctgaacctgcagaacctcAAAGTGTGCTAACAATGACTGAGTCCAATAACATTCTACAGAAACTCCAGCACCCGCAAGCCAGAAGACCTAAACCTGAGTCAGGAACTTGCACAACTCAGACAAGAATAGCAGTGAACAGATATCACCACTAtggaagcactgaaagtttgCGGACTGAACTAAGAAAGCCCAGAGGTGAGCTGAGCCCAATGCCAACATCAAGTtcatagtcaagaaataggctggaagaatgagtaaacaaaactgAACCTGACCACAAAGGGCTACTATGGctcaagacagaaagacagaagaaggcaatgacttgaagatatctttaagcaaatcctccaagaaaaagggtagattggataagagttgaacaagaattcctagaagagttaaagaatgagataaaaatgaacaaaaagtgattttaagagtggaagaggaaaaatttttaaaaagcggtacaagaaagatatgagaaaagaatgaataattagtaaaagaggcacaaaaatactgaattccttaaaaattagaactgagcaaatagaagctaataactctaggagacaacaacaaaaaataaaatcaattcaagagaaaatgtatagGATCTCATACAAAACTCCAATGACCTAGAaatggattgaggagagagaattggagagtcatttgtctatccaaaagccaggaacaaaaaaggagctcaacaaaggaaaatgcccagatgtgttagaatcagagggcaaagtagaacttgaaaccacaaatcatttcctgaaagaaacccctacatgaaaactcccagcaactgttctaaatccagaactgccaggtcaaggagaaaattctgcaaataGCCAGAGAGAAATAATCCAGTACTGTCAGGACACATGAGATTtagaagcttccacattaaaggagtacagggcttgggatatcatattctggagtggaaaagatctaggattagagcccacaataagattaaactacccagcaaaactgtgtatcgtCCTACAGGGGAATAAGGACCCTtcgtgaaatagagaactttcaagcattcctgatgaaaagaccagaatagaatagaaaatttgacattcaaacacagaactcaggagaagaataataaggtgaacatgagtgagaaatcacaaGTCACTAAAAAAGGGCAAATTGTTTAGATCCCTTGTGTggcaagatgatacatgtaaccacTTCAGAATTTTATGATCACCACGGGTCCTAGAAGCAGTCTAAATAGATAGCGACCTGAATGACTGTATTATGTTGTGAGGatctcaaaagaatggaagggtggagaagagaaatgcactggaaggttgtggggaaggagagaaagaatggagaaagttatctcataaatggggtgcactagaaagagtttatacaatgggagggacagaagaggggaacaggcaacacgaaccttattctcatctgaactggttgaaagagggaagaatacacatatacacacaattagatggagagattcattttacccaaggagaagtaggaggaaaagcgtctaagagaaaggtgagggggagggaagaatgacgggatagattaagggaggcaaaggtcagaaacaaaagattactgaagaagggacagagtaaaaaacaaaaggatgagtgtaaaagaatagcatggaaaaaaatatacatttaatgaacacaactgtgaatgggaatgggatgaactcactcataaaatggaagaatacagttgaatggattagaaaccagaatccaacaatatgttatttacaagaaatatgcttgaaacagaaagatacacaaatagaggagttggagaaaaagaatggatcttGCAGAATGGATCCTAAAGAATGGATGGTTAACAATTTCATGGTGACAATGACATAACTAAATTTTGGGGATGCAGTCAATGCAGGACTTAGAGGGAAATGTATATTTTgaaatgcttacatcaatcaaagagagaaagaaacagattaaagaattagacatgctactaaaatatttagaaaaccaacagattaatcccttcccaattaaacaccaaaattaaaATCTTGAATCGATAGAAAGATGAacgaaattgaaagaacaaaaccccaatgaactaataaataaaactataagctttgagaaaaacaattaaatagataaatccttggctaatttaatttttacaaaagaaaaccaaattattacatcagaaaatgaaaacagtgaatttacaatctatgaagagaaaataaaagtaattactaGGAGCTTTGTTGCCCAACTACatgccaataataaaaatgaaaatctaaatgaaatgaattttacaaatgtaaatagtcctgtttaacagagcccttaaataaccccatcttagaaaaaggaacgaaacaagctataaatgatctctctaagaaaaaaccccaggactaaatcaaatttttccaaatgattaaaaagtaatcaattccaacactaaataaactatttgaaaaacaggtaaagatagaatcttatcaaattctttctatgacaaaaatataatcttgatacccaaaccaaggaGAGTCACGTCTCCCCAAGAGAgggaactatagatcaatttcattaatgaatattgatgaaaaatattaaatgctaagaaaggagattacaggaatatatcacaaagatatatTGTGACACTGTGACCAAGCTGGATTGATACCAAGAAGTTGGGCCTGGgtcaattattaggaaaactataaatgtaactgattatatcaataacataaacaacaaatttatatgatttcaacaggtgcagacaaagcttttgacaaaatgcctcATCCCTgttgaaaaacactagaaagcacaggaataaatggagtcttctttaaaataagtattatctaactaaaaccaagagcaagcatgatatgtaatggggataagccttcccagtaagatcacggTAAAGGAAGAAAGTCCATTGCCAACCATTGCTATTCAGTGTTGTACCAGTTACAGCAACTGCTAGATATAGcaataaggcagaaaagaaactgaagggaaaaaactgcaatgaggaaccaaaactatctcttttggtagatgatacaatggtttaccaagagaaccctagagagtcatctaaaaaaccagtttaaaacaaaaccagttcaaacaattacttaaagaaagttggaagcccatcaaaaccatcagcatttctatatattaatcaagaaaatccagcaggaagagatagaaagagaaattccattgaaaataactgtatacaattgtatactgtatacaacctgagagtttgcctgccaagacacacacaggaactatatgaacacaattacaaaacattcttcatacGTAGAGATCTCAACAGTTGGAGATGTACTCACTCCTCGTGGGTAGGTCAAGCCAgtagcataaaaatgataaaactacctaaattaacttattcagtgccatacctatTGAACCACTAAGAAAGttctttggtagcaaagaactcatTGACAGAGGAGTGGCTTATGGATACAAGGAAATTTGACTATGCTGTACGAAGCCACAACTCTGCTTAattagaagacttacatgaactggggaaaagtggaataaatgaatgaggagaacaagaaaacaagcacCACAGACaaccatggaaatggaaagaacagacatGACCCATGaggatcttcttcccttcccgtcCTGGCTAGGGTGGGAAATACTGGCAGGGAACCTGCATCTAATGCTGGGCTCGCCTGCTGTGTTCTGCtgaacttttcttcccctttttggtttattcttttgCTTAAGGGCTGGCTCTGTGGGAGGGCAAAATGGGAAGGATACACTGAGCAAGGTGGGTCACATGAAAGCAAAAGCTAGAGACAAGTCTTCAAAGTCAGTgggatgtgtgcgtgtgtgtgtgtgtgtgtgtgtgtgtgtgtgtgtgtgtgtgtgtgtgtaaagatgtacctaattcaaaatgattttcactaGTAGATCACACAAGCTTTGCAGGGTTTTTCCAAattccctgcttctctttctgagaagacACACTGGGAAAGGTAGGTTAAGTAAAAACCAATGATATCAAGAAAACTTTTGGAAACACACAACACGATGAGGAGACATGAAAACGGTTTTCAGACTTTGTGGACATGGACGGGGTTAGAGTTGCTTTGCTTGTCCTGGCAAGGTAGAAGTTGTGGCACATTTCAGAGGCAAGAACAGCTTCCTAACAAGGTGAGTCACTGAGAGGGGAAGGAGCTGCCTCAAGAATTTGGAGGCCTCCACTCTCAGGACTGAGCTGAAGAGGGAGGCTGAGGGCCCTTCCTGATGTTTGCCGTTTCACGGGGCCACTGTTTGTATCCTTTAGTCaccaccctcttcttctcttgcgCCAGTGGCCTATTTTCAGATCCAGCGttgcctttggtttctttgcttgCCAAGAGCCGCTGGTCTCTGAGGGAGGCAGCCTCTaggattgctggccttctcactgGAATGTGATGTTTTGGGGCAGCAGTCAAACATCCTTAGGAAACGATGCTATGAGTCAGTGTTCCTTTTGCCGTGCCTGAGTGGTTGACACATCtgaagaggaaggactggagcTGTTGGAGCTGTAcggtatgttttttccccttttgtccccctttCTTCTAACTTGCTCGATTTTGACCTTTGTGGGGCCCAGTCACTGATCTGGTCCTTGATGCTGAAATGATTCGTGTAACCAGCATTTCTCATTCCGTGAAGATGGTCCTTTGGTTTCGTTGTGACATCTTTTGGTGCTGATCATGTATCCTGTGCCTGCGGACTTTCTTACTGACAAATAATAGTTGTGTCTTCTTCCCTTGCACGTTGTTTTGTGGACTTAGTACAATGACAGCCAACAAACACTGATACACTCCCACTAAGTGTAACAGGCTATGCCGAGTGTTGGGGTCACAAGGACAAAATGatcttctcagcttcctcctggacttcctttgccctctgttgcCTTATGCTCATTTGGAATAGCAACTATGGGGTTTTTAAGttgcctttaaaaatgtgatgaaatctAATCCTTGAGGCTGATTTGCCTCCTCCAAATTCTTCTGCCTGTGAGTGATCATTCCACTGATTGTTTTCCCccccacatctgaaaaaaaaCTCCTTGCAGCTGACATGAGAAGTCAGACAAATCAAATTCTGACACTGGCTGTGTCCAAAATCGTGGACCTCATTGTGAATCTGACATCCAGCACCTCATCTGTTGCTGTTTCTAGAGCCATGTCCTTTATCCCACCACTCCATGTCACCCCTCAGATTG is part of the Notamacropus eugenii isolate mMacEug1 chromosome 3, mMacEug1.pri_v2, whole genome shotgun sequence genome and harbors:
- the LOC140532057 gene encoding SUN domain-containing protein 2-like; protein product: MSRRSQRLSHRYHVDDDGGSSSSSSGGSSLVAGQHTAFKDSPLRTLKRKSGSVKRLSPAPHLGPASNPHTTYYSESVVSESYVRGPRVASVDKSSILQDQLDSDVYWSERGGDLVRRRRGLGGAENSKINGLNEFKVTYDICGSSSGYSSEDDSAGHTLMDQPGSASSLRNAASQVGAFLWVAITFPGWLFGLFYWWLGTNCYRLTTAASLLDVFVLTRPPRLMLHAYYDSAGFTWVFDLPPQWSLSRHLRTFHPAMLSWWAAKGSNRREEVWEAGESTPYFQAEQHVLSKVHALERRLETLASEYSARWQKEAIRLELLELQGASGNGGGKSLSHEDISTLLEGLMSQWEPTLKKDFRRDTTAHIQEALTTLRAEHRQDLDNVLKKISQASQELESWVLQLKSEWQSLAQEALQENILKAMGPLEAQLAGLRQELVALSQRQAAVAEEVDLWPQKMAALRSDVESQFPAWISQYLLRDKGAKAGLLQLEEVQAQLRDLEHRILTQVAEGQVKSASEAAASLRLTLHKEGVTGVTEEDVHQIVNEALKRYSEDRIGLVDYALESSGASIISSRCSETYDTKTALLSLFGIPLWYYFQSPRAILQPDVYPGNCWAFRGPQGFAVVRLSARIHLTAVTLEHVPKALSPISNIPSAPKDFVILGLNEDSQSEGVALGHFTYDNAGESIQTFHFQGNDTAPYQVVELRILSNWGHPEYTCIYRFRVHGKPAN